Proteins encoded within one genomic window of Amorphoplanes friuliensis DSM 7358:
- a CDS encoding AAA family ATPase, which yields MSQNHAQLFLMVGLPGAGKTTRAKEFAALRLTPDEWMVQLFGEPTAGRKRDVLEGRLILVALEALRLGTSVVLDFGLWGRDERSALRRLAASAGASCQVIYLPVGREVQRERIAHRQATAPHTTFPMSEDDIDSWRKQFQEPDTAELLGVDRPEPPPGWTGWPEWAADRWPPLVVLLS from the coding sequence ATGTCTCAGAACCATGCCCAGCTGTTCCTGATGGTCGGTCTTCCCGGCGCGGGGAAGACCACCCGGGCCAAGGAATTCGCCGCGTTGCGCCTCACCCCCGACGAGTGGATGGTGCAGCTGTTCGGGGAGCCGACGGCCGGTCGTAAGCGCGACGTCCTGGAGGGGCGGCTGATCCTCGTCGCGCTGGAGGCCTTGCGGCTCGGGACCAGTGTTGTGCTCGACTTCGGGCTCTGGGGCCGTGACGAACGGTCGGCGCTGCGCCGGCTGGCCGCCTCGGCCGGGGCGTCGTGTCAGGTGATCTACCTGCCGGTCGGCCGGGAGGTCCAGCGGGAGCGGATCGCCCACCGGCAGGCGACCGCGCCCCACACGACGTTCCCGATGTCGGAGGACGACATCGACAGCTGGCGGAAGCAGTTCCAGGAACCGGACACCGCCGAACTCCTCGGCGTCGACCGGCCCGAGCCGCCGCCGGGGTGGACCGGCTGGCCGGAATGGGCCGCGGACCGCTGGCCGCCCCTGGTGGTCCTGCTGAGTTAG
- a CDS encoding ABC transporter substrate-binding protein produces MTTFTRGRSVRLLAATSAATLLLTACTGGDSDDGKDAAAGYDPAATVELTWWTGQTSEAEKVAEKLAADYHTAHPNVTIKTSAGAPTTDDLLTKLSAGFAGGSYPDISYAFGNWAGDLGASGKTQDLTSFVADPSFAWNEMPEAARTVATADGKVIGVPALVDNLALIYNPKLFDDAGIAYPTDEWSWEDFRAAAKKLTDPGTNTYGTAYSVSGSEDTTWHLWPLLWQNGGKILDGTKPAFNSEAGVKALETLRAMAVDDKSMYLDQTDEKYGPLFNSGRVGMMLSGPWALLDLKDAKLKYGVTALPGVNGDHQTVSGPDLWVLFDHDDANRAGASRDFIKWLTSAEIDAKWNLAVGNLPLRSVEQSTPEFAAYAKEYPGGQKFFDNLANAKQARPTVPGYEVMSRNVGDAIAKVLQGAASPKEALDEAARKSADALEE; encoded by the coding sequence ATGACCACCTTCACGCGCGGCCGGTCGGTCCGGCTGCTCGCCGCGACCAGCGCGGCCACCTTGCTCCTGACCGCCTGTACGGGCGGCGACAGCGACGACGGCAAGGACGCGGCAGCGGGGTACGACCCCGCCGCCACCGTCGAACTCACCTGGTGGACCGGGCAGACCTCGGAGGCCGAGAAGGTCGCCGAGAAGCTCGCCGCCGACTACCACACCGCGCACCCGAACGTGACGATCAAGACCTCGGCGGGCGCACCGACCACGGACGACCTGCTCACCAAGCTCTCCGCCGGTTTTGCCGGCGGCAGTTACCCCGACATCTCGTACGCGTTCGGCAACTGGGCGGGTGACCTCGGCGCCAGCGGCAAGACCCAGGACCTGACCTCGTTCGTCGCCGACCCGTCGTTCGCCTGGAACGAGATGCCGGAGGCGGCCCGCACGGTGGCGACCGCGGATGGCAAGGTCATCGGCGTCCCGGCACTGGTCGACAACCTGGCGCTGATCTACAACCCGAAGCTCTTCGACGACGCCGGGATCGCCTACCCGACCGACGAGTGGTCCTGGGAGGACTTCCGGGCCGCGGCCAAGAAGCTCACCGACCCGGGCACCAACACGTACGGGACGGCGTACTCGGTCTCCGGCAGCGAGGACACCACCTGGCACCTGTGGCCGCTGCTGTGGCAGAACGGCGGGAAGATCCTCGACGGCACCAAGCCCGCGTTCAACTCCGAGGCCGGCGTCAAGGCGCTCGAGACGCTGCGGGCCATGGCCGTCGACGACAAGTCGATGTACCTCGACCAGACCGACGAGAAGTACGGCCCGCTGTTCAACAGCGGCCGCGTCGGCATGATGCTCTCCGGCCCGTGGGCGCTGCTCGACCTCAAGGACGCCAAGCTGAAGTACGGCGTGACCGCCCTGCCCGGCGTCAACGGCGACCACCAGACAGTCTCCGGCCCCGACCTGTGGGTGCTCTTCGACCACGACGACGCCAACCGCGCCGGCGCCTCCCGCGACTTCATCAAATGGCTGACCAGCGCCGAGATCGACGCCAAGTGGAACCTCGCGGTCGGTAACCTGCCGCTGCGGAGCGTCGAGCAGAGCACACCCGAGTTCGCGGCCTACGCCAAGGAGTACCCGGGCGGGCAGAAGTTCTTCGACAACCTCGCCAACGCCAAGCAGGCGCGGCCCACCGTGCCCGGCTACGAGGTGATGTCCCGCAACGTCGGCGATGCCATCGCGAAGGTGCTCCAGGGGGCGGCGAGCCCGAAGGAGGCCCTCGACGAGGCGGCCCGCAAGTCCGCCGACGCCCTGGAGGAATGA
- a CDS encoding SIS domain-containing protein yields the protein MNDTSEEIASQPAVWEQGLALTDQARRELAAPGERMLVLGCGTSWFVAQSIAELRESAGLGETDAVCASEYVPRRRYDRVVAITRSGTSTEVLDALRQVPEGTHRVAVTAVAGMPVDTLAESRLLLDFADERSVVQTRFPTTVLAIARAAFGEDLSHLIADGHAALDAPLPADPAAIDHLVFLGTGWTVGLAHEAALKVREAAQAYSESYPAMDFRHGPVAVAGTRSLVFSFGAVPIGLDEVGRSAGATTYRDERDPLAQLVLAQRFALALAAHRGLDPDRPRLLTRSVVLTDAA from the coding sequence ATGAACGACACGTCGGAGGAAATCGCCAGCCAGCCCGCAGTCTGGGAGCAGGGTCTCGCCCTGACCGACCAGGCCCGTCGTGAGCTCGCTGCACCGGGGGAACGGATGCTGGTTCTGGGCTGCGGCACCTCGTGGTTCGTGGCCCAGAGCATCGCCGAGTTGCGGGAGAGCGCCGGTCTCGGTGAGACCGACGCGGTCTGCGCCTCCGAGTACGTCCCGCGGCGCCGGTACGACCGGGTCGTCGCGATCACGCGCTCCGGCACCTCCACCGAGGTGCTCGACGCGCTCCGGCAGGTGCCCGAGGGCACCCACCGGGTGGCCGTCACCGCGGTCGCCGGGATGCCGGTCGACACCCTCGCCGAGAGCCGCCTGCTGCTCGACTTCGCCGACGAGCGCAGCGTGGTGCAGACCCGCTTCCCGACCACCGTCCTCGCGATCGCCCGGGCGGCGTTCGGTGAGGACCTGAGCCACCTGATCGCCGACGGGCACGCCGCACTGGACGCGCCGCTGCCCGCCGACCCGGCCGCCATCGACCACCTGGTCTTCCTGGGCACCGGCTGGACCGTCGGGCTCGCCCACGAGGCGGCGCTCAAGGTCCGCGAGGCGGCCCAGGCCTACTCGGAGTCGTACCCGGCCATGGACTTCCGGCACGGACCGGTCGCCGTCGCGGGTACGCGGAGCCTGGTCTTCTCCTTCGGCGCCGTGCCGATCGGCCTGGACGAGGTCGGCCGCTCGGCCGGCGCCACCACCTACCGCGACGAGCGTGACCCGCTCGCCCAGCTGGTCCTGGCCCAGCGTTTTGCCCTCGCCCTGGCCGCCCACCGCGGCCTCGACCCCGACCGCCCCCGCCTGCTCACCCGATCCGTCGTCCTCACCGACGCCGCTTGA
- a CDS encoding class I SAM-dependent methyltransferase: MDVVGHYSGGDENVRMALDRNRVEWDRTCELLARWLPAPPATVLDVGGGPGRQSRHLLDRGYDVTLFDLTPKHVDQATARGVRAHVADARQLPVDDTSADAVLLLGPLYHLPDAGDRARALAEAWRVLRPGGVAVVAALSRWGRVFVRAAAGQLGDPDRHRHTLATMRDGYVGAGDTWDEVAYLHDTHELAAELTAAGLHDVTVVGVEGPAGAWARRDPALNAHALELARIAEAAMAETSIHLLARGVKES; the protein is encoded by the coding sequence ATGGACGTGGTCGGCCACTACAGCGGAGGCGACGAGAACGTCCGGATGGCCCTGGACCGCAACCGCGTCGAATGGGACCGGACGTGTGAACTGCTCGCGCGCTGGCTCCCGGCACCGCCGGCCACCGTCCTCGATGTCGGCGGTGGCCCGGGCCGTCAGTCTCGCCACCTGCTCGACCGGGGCTACGACGTCACGCTGTTCGACCTGACACCCAAACACGTCGACCAGGCGACCGCCCGCGGGGTACGCGCCCACGTGGCCGATGCCCGGCAGTTGCCCGTGGACGACACGTCCGCCGACGCTGTCCTGCTGCTCGGCCCGCTCTACCACCTGCCCGACGCCGGGGACCGCGCCCGGGCCCTCGCCGAGGCCTGGCGGGTGCTGCGCCCGGGCGGTGTTGCGGTCGTCGCGGCGCTGTCGCGCTGGGGACGGGTCTTCGTCCGTGCCGCCGCAGGTCAGCTCGGCGACCCGGACCGGCACCGGCACACCCTGGCGACGATGCGCGACGGGTACGTCGGTGCCGGCGACACCTGGGACGAGGTCGCCTACCTGCACGACACACACGAGCTCGCGGCGGAGCTGACAGCCGCCGGCCTGCACGACGTCACCGTGGTCGGTGTCGAGGGTCCGGCCGGCGCCTGGGCCCGCCGCGACCCCGCGCTCAACGCCCACGCCCTCGAACTGGCCCGGATCGCCGAGGCGGCCATGGCCGAGACCTCGATCCATCTGCTGGCGCGGGGCGTCAAGGAAAGCTGA
- a CDS encoding carbohydrate kinase family protein, with protein MDVLVVGDANPDLVLRGDVRPRFGQAEQLLTGADLVLGGSAAITAAGCARLGLDTLLLTALGDDVFGVITRQRLEERGVTLLLQPSGDVPTGLSVILTPPGDDRAILTLPGTIPALRPEDVTDAHLSAARHVHVASLYLQPRLAAGLAGVFARARALGVGTSLDTNWDPTEKWESITDILAYTDVFLPNANELRAVTGSTDVDRAAASLVATGTTVVMKNGAAGARAWWPGGECSAPGRPVDVVDTTGAGDSFNAGFLAGRLAGLPIPEAIGWAATAGSLSTRASGGTAAQATRAELA; from the coding sequence ATGGATGTCCTCGTGGTCGGTGACGCGAACCCGGACCTGGTGCTGCGCGGGGACGTCCGCCCGCGTTTCGGCCAGGCGGAACAGCTGCTGACCGGCGCGGACCTGGTGCTGGGCGGCTCCGCCGCGATCACGGCGGCCGGCTGCGCCCGCCTCGGGCTGGACACGTTACTGCTCACCGCGCTCGGCGACGACGTCTTCGGGGTCATCACCCGTCAGCGGCTCGAGGAGCGCGGCGTCACCCTGCTGCTGCAGCCGTCCGGCGACGTACCGACCGGCCTGAGCGTGATCCTGACCCCGCCCGGCGACGACCGGGCCATCCTGACGCTGCCCGGCACGATCCCGGCCCTGCGGCCGGAGGACGTGACCGACGCACACCTGTCCGCCGCCCGCCACGTGCACGTGGCGTCGCTCTACCTCCAGCCCCGGCTCGCCGCCGGGCTCGCAGGCGTCTTCGCGCGGGCCCGGGCCCTGGGCGTCGGCACGTCGCTGGACACCAACTGGGACCCCACGGAGAAGTGGGAGTCGATCACCGACATCCTCGCGTACACGGACGTGTTCCTGCCGAACGCCAACGAGCTGCGCGCGGTCACCGGCAGCACGGACGTCGACCGGGCCGCGGCCTCGCTGGTCGCGACCGGCACCACCGTGGTGATGAAGAACGGCGCCGCGGGCGCCCGTGCCTGGTGGCCGGGCGGCGAGTGCTCGGCACCCGGCCGCCCGGTGGACGTCGTCGACACGACCGGCGCCGGTGACAGCTTCAACGCGGGTTTCCTGGCCGGACGGCTCGCCGGCCTGCCGATCCCCGAGGCGATCGGCTGGGCGGCGACCGCCGGCTCCCTGAGCACCCGCGCCTCCGGCGGCACCGCCGCCCAGGCCACCCGCGCGGAACTGGCCTAA
- a CDS encoding alpha-glucosidase/alpha-galactosidase, with protein MTTIAFLGAGSVVFTRELLADILTFDELRGVTLALHDIDPERLETAEAIARRTAEQLGAKPTITTSLDRRTVLDGADFVINAIQVGMHAATVRDFEIPAKYGLRQTIGDTLGVGGIFRALRTFPVLAGIAADMRELCPDAWFLNYTNPMAMNIGYLAAIAPDLKAVGLCHSVYWTVRDLSDLLGVPYDEVDYTGAGVNHQAWLLRFEHRGENLYPRLDALLERDPELRRRVRMDMYKRLGWFPTETSEHSSEYLPWYLHDDAEIERLRIPVGDYLRISADNVTEYHETRRAVLAGEPLDVSRDATEYAPQVIHSITTGTLRRIHGNVANRGLISNLPEDYAVEVPCVVDALGVRPERVGALPAQCAALNRSFVNVGQLTVQAALTGDKRMVRQAAMVDPNTAATLSVDRIWELCDELTAAHGDLIPEALR; from the coding sequence ATGACCACGATCGCCTTTCTCGGCGCGGGCAGCGTCGTCTTCACCCGTGAGCTGCTCGCCGACATCCTGACGTTCGACGAGCTCCGGGGCGTCACCCTCGCCCTGCACGACATCGATCCCGAGCGGCTCGAAACCGCCGAGGCGATCGCCCGGCGCACCGCCGAGCAGCTCGGCGCCAAGCCCACGATCACGACCAGCCTCGACCGGCGCACCGTGCTCGACGGTGCCGACTTCGTCATCAACGCCATCCAGGTCGGCATGCACGCGGCCACCGTGCGCGACTTCGAGATCCCCGCGAAGTACGGGCTGCGCCAGACCATCGGCGACACCCTGGGTGTCGGCGGGATCTTCCGTGCGCTGCGCACGTTCCCGGTGCTCGCGGGCATCGCGGCAGACATGCGCGAGCTGTGCCCGGACGCCTGGTTCCTCAACTACACCAACCCGATGGCGATGAACATCGGCTACCTCGCGGCGATCGCCCCGGACCTCAAGGCCGTCGGCCTGTGCCACTCGGTCTACTGGACCGTGCGCGATCTGAGCGATCTGCTGGGAGTTCCGTACGACGAGGTCGACTACACCGGCGCCGGGGTGAACCATCAGGCGTGGCTGCTGCGCTTCGAGCACCGCGGCGAAAACCTCTATCCGCGGCTGGATGCCTTGCTGGAGCGCGATCCCGAGCTGCGCCGCCGTGTCCGCATGGACATGTACAAGCGCCTCGGCTGGTTCCCGACGGAGACCAGTGAGCACTCCAGCGAGTACCTGCCGTGGTATCTGCACGACGACGCCGAGATCGAGCGGCTGCGCATCCCGGTCGGCGACTACCTGCGGATCAGCGCGGACAACGTGACCGAATATCACGAGACGCGGCGTGCGGTGCTGGCCGGCGAGCCCCTGGATGTCAGCCGTGACGCCACCGAGTACGCCCCGCAGGTCATCCACAGCATCACGACCGGCACCCTGCGCCGCATCCACGGCAACGTCGCGAACCGGGGGCTGATCAGCAATCTGCCGGAGGACTACGCGGTCGAGGTGCCGTGTGTCGTGGACGCTCTGGGCGTACGCCCGGAACGGGTCGGAGCGCTCCCGGCGCAGTGTGCCGCGCTCAATCGGAGTTTTGTGAACGTCGGTCAGTTGACCGTGCAGGCGGCGCTGACCGGTGACAAGCGGATGGTGCGGCAGGCCGCGATGGTCGATCCGAACACCGCCGCGACGCTGAGCGTGGACCGGATCTGGGAACTGTGCGACGAACTGACCGCCGCGCACGGTGACCTGATCCCTGAGGCACTGCGCTAG
- a CDS encoding GNAT family N-acetyltransferase, whose product MGSVLLRAYDNEVRPVPPAAREGLVQETDGPVLRTLSARGGRISYVDLGGLTGDELDAFIRRQRDHFVRLDRPVDWITYTHDEPQDLPGRLEAAGFVLCETGTMLAGRCDRLASPVRLSGGLTIREIGTREDFERVAALQGAVWGIDASWLVPQLTGQHTGEPDRWTFLVAESGGEFVSAGWTRYYTDRFAMLYGGATLPGFQGRGIYRALVARRAQYALDRGREFVVVDASESSRPILQRLGLQPFATRVTYRWTPPRVE is encoded by the coding sequence GTGGGCAGCGTGTTGCTGCGTGCGTACGACAACGAGGTCCGGCCCGTGCCACCCGCCGCCCGGGAAGGGCTGGTGCAGGAGACGGACGGGCCGGTGTTGCGGACGCTGAGCGCCCGCGGTGGGCGGATCTCCTACGTGGATCTCGGCGGGCTGACCGGGGACGAGCTCGATGCGTTCATCCGCAGGCAGCGGGATCACTTCGTCCGGCTGGACCGGCCGGTCGACTGGATCACCTACACCCACGACGAGCCGCAGGATCTGCCCGGCCGCCTCGAGGCCGCCGGTTTTGTCCTCTGCGAGACCGGGACGATGCTCGCCGGGCGCTGTGACCGGCTGGCGTCCCCGGTGCGGTTGTCAGGCGGGCTGACGATCCGGGAGATCGGTACGCGGGAGGACTTCGAGCGGGTCGCCGCGCTGCAGGGTGCGGTGTGGGGCATCGACGCGAGCTGGCTCGTCCCGCAGCTCACCGGTCAGCACACCGGCGAGCCGGACCGCTGGACCTTCCTGGTCGCCGAGTCCGGCGGTGAATTCGTCTCGGCCGGCTGGACGCGCTACTACACCGACCGGTTCGCCATGCTCTACGGCGGCGCAACCCTGCCCGGCTTCCAGGGTCGCGGGATCTACCGGGCGCTGGTCGCCCGCCGGGCGCAGTACGCGCTCGACCGCGGCCGGGAGTTCGTCGTGGTCGACGCCTCGGAGAGCTCCCGGCCGATCCTGCAGCGGCTCGGCCTGCAGCCGTTCGCCACCCGCGTCACCTACCGCTGGACGCCACCCCGGGTGGAATGA
- a CDS encoding carbohydrate ABC transporter permease, whose protein sequence is MRRLPFSPWHLLLMPLALIFVLPLVQMVLTSFMTSQEINQFPPKFLPTSIHLDGYRTLLSESNILQWFGNTVLVSAIAVLSHLVLCSLAGYGFARLKFAGRGLAFLAIVATVMIPIQLLMIPTYLMFARAGIVDTLAAAFVPWLASAFGIFLMRQFFLGLPAELEEAAVLDGCSTLRTFLSVVLPLARPALATLAIFTLLSSWNDLLWPLVAISDDSKFTLQVGLASFQGTRRTEWSQLMAGNVIATMPLIIAFLVAQKRFIATMTFSGLKG, encoded by the coding sequence ATGCGCCGGCTCCCGTTCAGCCCCTGGCACCTGCTGCTGATGCCGCTCGCCCTGATCTTCGTCCTGCCGCTGGTCCAGATGGTCCTGACCTCGTTCATGACCTCGCAGGAGATCAACCAGTTCCCGCCGAAATTCCTGCCGACCAGCATCCACCTGGACGGGTACAGGACGCTGCTGTCGGAGTCGAACATCCTGCAGTGGTTCGGCAACACCGTGCTGGTCTCGGCGATCGCCGTGCTCTCGCACCTGGTCCTCTGCTCGCTCGCCGGCTACGGTTTCGCCCGGCTCAAGTTCGCCGGCCGCGGCCTGGCCTTCCTGGCGATCGTCGCCACGGTCATGATCCCGATCCAGCTGCTGATGATCCCGACCTACCTGATGTTCGCCCGCGCCGGCATCGTCGACACCCTCGCCGCGGCGTTCGTACCCTGGCTGGCCTCGGCGTTCGGGATCTTCCTGATGCGGCAGTTCTTCCTCGGGCTGCCCGCCGAGCTGGAGGAGGCGGCGGTCCTCGACGGCTGCAGCACCCTGCGCACGTTCCTCAGCGTCGTGCTGCCGCTGGCCCGGCCCGCCCTGGCCACCCTGGCGATCTTCACCCTGCTGTCGAGCTGGAACGACCTGCTCTGGCCCCTGGTGGCGATCAGCGACGACAGCAAGTTCACCCTGCAGGTCGGGCTGGCCAGCTTCCAGGGCACCCGGCGGACGGAATGGTCGCAGCTGATGGCCGGCAACGTCATCGCGACGATGCCCCTGATCATCGCCTTCCTGGTGGCCCAGAAGCGGTTCATCGCCACGATGACCTTCAGCGGCCTGAAGGGGTAG
- a CDS encoding carbohydrate ABC transporter permease, producing MALTFAATPRTHQQVAPRPRGRRGRAARRTLTGWAFAGPATLIVVGLSIFPAVWAFFISRTRWNGIAPARDVGWRNYERIATDPDAITAAKHTLLLTALFVPGSIVLGILIAVALNQKIRLIGFYRTCIFVPYVASAAATGILASFVFNPQFGAANEALRRLGLPAQQFLESPGQALLVICLIALWGEVGFTAVIYLAALQDIPRELIEAATVDGASRWRTFLHITLPELRPVTVFAAIWQTITAMQLFDLIYTTTRGGPMNSTQTIVYYIYELAFQTQRLGYGAAVAYLLFVVTMLLTVCVIWYSRRSGSEAF from the coding sequence ATGGCGCTGACGTTCGCGGCGACACCGCGTACGCACCAGCAGGTGGCACCCCGGCCGCGCGGCAGGCGCGGCCGGGCGGCCCGGCGCACCCTCACCGGGTGGGCCTTCGCCGGCCCGGCGACCCTGATCGTCGTCGGGCTCTCGATCTTCCCGGCGGTCTGGGCGTTCTTCATCTCCCGGACCCGCTGGAACGGCATCGCCCCGGCCCGGGACGTGGGGTGGCGCAACTACGAACGGATCGCCACGGACCCCGACGCGATCACGGCGGCGAAACACACGCTGCTGCTGACCGCACTGTTCGTGCCCGGCTCGATCGTGCTGGGCATCCTCATCGCGGTGGCCCTGAACCAGAAGATCCGGCTCATCGGCTTCTACCGCACGTGCATCTTCGTCCCGTACGTCGCGTCGGCGGCGGCCACCGGCATCCTGGCCAGCTTCGTCTTCAACCCGCAGTTCGGCGCGGCGAACGAGGCACTGCGCCGGCTCGGGCTGCCCGCACAGCAGTTCCTGGAGAGCCCCGGCCAGGCGCTGCTGGTCATCTGCCTGATCGCACTCTGGGGTGAGGTCGGCTTCACCGCCGTCATCTACCTGGCGGCGCTGCAGGACATCCCCCGCGAGCTGATCGAGGCGGCCACGGTCGACGGCGCGAGCCGGTGGCGCACCTTCCTCCACATCACGCTGCCGGAGCTGCGGCCCGTCACGGTCTTCGCCGCGATCTGGCAGACCATCACGGCGATGCAGCTGTTCGACCTCATCTACACGACCACGCGCGGCGGTCCGATGAACAGCACCCAGACCATCGTCTACTACATCTACGAGCTCGCCTTCCAGACCCAGAGACTCGGGTACGGCGCAGCCGTCGCCTACCTGCTCTTCGTGGTGACGATGCTCCTGACCGTCTGCGTCATCTGGTACAGCCGCCGTTCCGGATCGGAGGCCTTCTGA
- a CDS encoding helix-turn-helix domain-containing protein, protein MTPRPSADPTIGERIQARRLRRGWSIRHAASRAGLSHATWSRIERGRQAADNRFVLADIAGALECSPADLAGTAVPAADRAAAAAQAAVHNIRQALIDIDLTEPASRPAPPVAGPARTVALADTLRQACDYAGTARLLPGLLRDLHAVAAGPDRGPALRLLCDATFMASSVLRNLGHPADAWLGAERCREAADAADDPVLRGYAAYARAGAATACGSYARGLALASRAVDDLRRHTDRPGGTAMLGSLQLVCAYASRGLKRTEDSRAWTTEAAALAATTGETTELGMFFGPTNVGIWSIGIEVDGGDPERAAEIARTTNPATIPAGFRQVFYYADTARALARTRGSEREAVRFLLTAERLAPQHVHTSPLARETTRALLERSRRKAGGSELRGLSERMQVER, encoded by the coding sequence ATGACCCCACGACCGAGTGCCGACCCGACCATCGGCGAACGCATCCAGGCGCGCCGGCTGCGGCGCGGCTGGAGCATCCGCCACGCCGCCAGCCGCGCCGGCCTCTCCCACGCGACCTGGAGCCGCATCGAACGGGGGCGCCAGGCCGCCGACAACCGTTTTGTCCTCGCCGACATCGCCGGCGCCCTCGAATGCTCACCCGCCGACCTAGCGGGCACCGCGGTGCCCGCCGCCGACCGGGCCGCCGCCGCTGCCCAGGCCGCGGTGCACAACATCCGGCAGGCGCTGATCGACATCGACCTCACCGAACCGGCGTCCCGGCCCGCGCCGCCGGTCGCCGGACCCGCCCGGACCGTCGCCCTCGCCGACACGCTGCGGCAGGCCTGCGACTACGCCGGAACCGCCCGCCTGCTGCCCGGGCTGCTGCGGGACCTGCACGCGGTGGCCGCCGGCCCGGACCGCGGCCCGGCGCTGCGGTTGCTCTGCGACGCCACCTTCATGGCGTCGTCGGTGCTGCGCAACCTCGGTCACCCCGCCGACGCCTGGCTCGGCGCCGAACGCTGCCGCGAGGCCGCCGACGCCGCCGACGACCCCGTGCTGCGGGGCTACGCGGCCTACGCCCGCGCCGGCGCCGCCACCGCCTGCGGCTCGTACGCGCGTGGACTGGCCCTGGCGAGCCGGGCCGTCGACGACCTGCGCCGCCACACCGACCGCCCCGGCGGCACCGCGATGCTGGGCTCGTTGCAGCTCGTCTGCGCGTACGCGAGCCGGGGTCTCAAACGCACCGAGGACAGTCGCGCCTGGACCACGGAGGCCGCCGCTCTGGCCGCGACCACGGGGGAGACCACCGAGCTGGGCATGTTCTTCGGCCCGACCAACGTCGGCATCTGGAGCATCGGCATCGAGGTCGACGGCGGTGACCCGGAGCGTGCCGCGGAGATCGCCCGCACCACCAACCCGGCGACGATCCCGGCGGGGTTCCGGCAGGTGTTCTACTACGCCGACACCGCCCGTGCCCTGGCCCGGACCCGCGGGAGCGAGCGCGAGGCCGTCCGCTTCCTGCTCACCGCCGAACGCCTCGCACCGCAGCACGTGCACACCTCGCCGCTGGCCCGCGAAACCACCCGTGCGCTGCTGGAACGCTCCCGCCGCAAGGCCGGTGGCTCGGAACTGCGCGGCCTGAGCGAGCGGATGCAGGTCGAAAGGTGA
- a CDS encoding DeoR/GlpR family DNA-binding transcription regulator, giving the protein MPQSSLRRADRVSAILERVASHGSVDAGHLADEFEVSPATIRRDLQVLEDQRLLSRTHGGAVAVDVAYELPVRYRVGQHREEKALVAQRVAALLPKGPLTLGLTGGTTTHLLARLLAERVDLTVVTNALNIAAELALRPRLKLIMTGGVSRTQSYELVGPIADQALAGLNMAVAVVGVDGISARGGLTTHDEIEANTNATMIRRADRVIVVADGSKVGRVCLASICAITGVATLVTDSSADPAGVEAIRRTGTEVIVA; this is encoded by the coding sequence ATGCCCCAGAGTTCCCTGCGCCGGGCCGACCGCGTGTCGGCCATCCTGGAGCGCGTGGCCAGCCACGGTTCCGTGGACGCCGGCCACCTCGCCGACGAGTTCGAGGTCTCCCCCGCCACCATCCGCCGTGACCTCCAGGTCCTCGAGGATCAAAGACTCCTCTCCCGTACGCACGGAGGCGCCGTCGCGGTCGACGTCGCGTACGAGCTGCCGGTGCGCTACCGCGTCGGCCAGCACCGTGAGGAGAAGGCACTCGTCGCGCAACGGGTGGCGGCGCTGCTGCCCAAGGGTCCGCTGACCCTCGGGCTGACCGGCGGCACGACAACACACCTGCTGGCCCGGCTGCTCGCCGAACGGGTCGACCTGACCGTGGTCACCAACGCGCTCAACATCGCGGCGGAGCTGGCCCTGCGCCCCCGCCTCAAGCTGATCATGACCGGTGGCGTCTCGCGCACCCAGTCGTACGAGCTGGTCGGGCCGATCGCGGACCAGGCCCTCGCCGGTCTGAACATGGCCGTGGCGGTCGTCGGCGTCGACGGCATCAGCGCCCGGGGCGGGCTCACCACCCACGACGAGATCGAGGCGAACACCAACGCCACGATGATCCGCCGCGCCGACCGGGTGATCGTGGTCGCGGACGGCTCCAAGGTCGGCCGCGTCTGCCTGGCCAGCATCTGCGCCATCACCGGTGTCGCCACGCTCGTCACCGACTCGAGCGCCGACCCCGCGGGTGTCGAGGCGATCCGCCGCACCGGCACCGAGGTGATCGTTGCGTAG